Proteins from a single region of Desulfobacter postgatei 2ac9:
- a CDS encoding radical SAM protein: MAHIHSGLKTAALILKGRMPGQLVIQITDRCNATCPQCGMRKTSTFDRTRLSNDQLKKIIDAAGEKGFQAISFTGGEPMLLRKDLPELIRHAGKAGIPYIRTGSNGFFFADHENPGFKDKVKAIADELADTPLRNFWISLDSSVPHIHEQMRGFNGVVRGMEKALPFFHHAGIFPSVNLGLNRNVSQLTRNVSGV; the protein is encoded by the coding sequence ATGGCCCATATCCATTCAGGACTGAAAACCGCCGCACTGATCCTCAAAGGCAGGATGCCCGGCCAGCTTGTTATTCAAATTACAGACCGGTGCAATGCCACCTGCCCCCAGTGCGGCATGCGCAAAACCAGTACATTTGACAGAACCCGGCTCTCCAATGATCAGCTCAAAAAAATCATTGATGCGGCAGGGGAAAAGGGATTCCAGGCCATTTCGTTTACCGGCGGGGAACCCATGCTGCTGCGCAAGGATCTGCCCGAACTTATCCGGCACGCCGGAAAAGCAGGGATTCCCTATATTCGCACAGGTAGCAACGGATTTTTTTTTGCCGACCATGAAAATCCGGGCTTCAAAGACAAGGTAAAGGCCATTGCCGATGAACTTGCAGATACCCCATTGCGCAACTTCTGGATCAGCCTGGATTCATCCGTCCCGCACATCCATGAGCAAATGCGCGGGTTTAACGGCGTTGTCCGGGGTATGGAAAAAGCATTACCCTTTTTTCATCATGCAGGAATTTTCCCTTCCGTGAATCTGGGTCTGAACCGCAATGTGTCCCAACTCACCCGGAACGTAAGCGGTGTATGA
- a CDS encoding ATP-binding protein, whose amino-acid sequence MEWEGRRAVLSIATDITERRQAEEAFARQQRSIKLSSQIASVFLISSRNEVFADVLDVLLSALDSRFGFFGYIDEAGDLVCPSMTREIWDQCQVPEKSIVFPRADWGGLWGRSLMEKQTLVANENLRIPEGHVALENALATPIVHHDKLIGQFVVADKAGGYNKDDRDLLESVAAQTAPILFAIQEDARQKKAHEKLEEQMRQAQKMEAVGRLAGGVAHDFNNMLGIILGHADMLLEEMDPDQALYADLTEIRKAGERSADLTRQLLAFARKQTVAPKVIDLNKTVAGMLNMLQRLIGEDIDMAWIPGEKMWPVKIDPAQIDQVLANLCVNARDAIADVGKVTIETGNIVFDEEYCKEHAGFVPGEYTLLTVSDNGCGMNAETLENIFEPFFTTKESDKGTGLGLATVYGVVKQNNGFINVYSEPGQGTTFRIYLPRHRTKEVRWPDKEAIRPAARGRETILLVEDEPAILRMTTMMLERTGYTVLAAGTPGEAIALAREHAGDIHLLMTDVVMPEMNGRDLAKNLLSLYPNLKLLFMSGYTANVIAHHGVLDEGVQFIQKPFSKTDLGVKVRAVLDRK is encoded by the coding sequence ATCGAATGGGAAGGCCGGCGAGCCGTTCTGAGCATCGCTACGGACATTACCGAGCGCAGGCAGGCTGAAGAGGCGTTTGCCCGACAACAGCGATCCATCAAACTATCCAGTCAGATCGCCAGTGTTTTTCTGATCTCCTCCCGGAACGAGGTCTTTGCTGATGTTCTTGATGTCCTCCTGAGTGCCCTGGACAGCCGGTTCGGCTTTTTCGGGTACATTGATGAGGCCGGCGACCTGGTCTGTCCCTCCATGACGCGGGAGATCTGGGATCAATGCCAGGTGCCCGAAAAGAGCATCGTTTTTCCCCGAGCCGACTGGGGAGGGCTGTGGGGTCGGTCGCTGATGGAGAAGCAGACATTGGTCGCCAACGAAAACCTCCGGATTCCCGAAGGACATGTGGCCCTGGAGAACGCCCTGGCGACGCCCATTGTGCACCATGATAAACTGATCGGCCAGTTTGTCGTAGCCGACAAGGCGGGGGGATACAACAAGGACGACCGGGACCTTCTGGAAAGCGTGGCAGCGCAAACGGCGCCGATTCTGTTTGCCATCCAGGAAGACGCCCGCCAAAAAAAAGCGCATGAGAAACTGGAAGAGCAAATGCGCCAGGCCCAGAAAATGGAGGCCGTAGGCCGTTTGGCAGGCGGCGTGGCCCACGATTTCAACAACATGCTGGGGATTATTCTCGGGCATGCGGATATGCTCCTGGAGGAGATGGACCCGGATCAGGCATTGTATGCCGATCTTACGGAAATCAGAAAAGCCGGTGAACGCTCCGCCGATCTGACCCGGCAACTCCTGGCGTTTGCCCGCAAACAGACCGTGGCCCCCAAGGTGATCGATCTCAACAAAACCGTGGCAGGCATGCTCAACATGCTGCAGCGGCTGATCGGTGAAGATATCGATATGGCCTGGATTCCGGGCGAGAAGATGTGGCCGGTGAAAATCGATCCCGCCCAGATCGACCAGGTTCTGGCCAACCTGTGCGTCAACGCCCGGGATGCCATTGCTGATGTCGGCAAAGTGACCATCGAAACGGGCAACATTGTTTTTGACGAGGAATACTGCAAGGAACATGCTGGTTTTGTGCCTGGTGAGTATACCTTGCTGACGGTGAGTGACAACGGTTGCGGCATGAACGCCGAGACGCTTGAAAATATCTTCGAACCGTTTTTCACCACCAAGGAATCGGACAAAGGCACCGGCCTGGGCCTTGCCACGGTCTATGGTGTGGTCAAGCAAAACAATGGTTTCATCAATGTCTACAGCGAGCCGGGCCAGGGTACGACCTTCCGGATCTACCTGCCGCGCCACCGGACAAAAGAGGTCCGGTGGCCGGACAAGGAAGCGATCCGACCCGCCGCGCGCGGTCGCGAAACGATCCTGCTGGTCGAAGACGAGCCGGCCATCCTGAGAATGACAACGATGATGCTGGAGCGGACCGGTTACACGGTCCTTGCGGCCGGCACGCCGGGAGAAGCCATCGCGCTTGCCCGTGAACACGCCGGCGATATTCACCTGCTCATGACCGATGTGGTGATGCCCGAGATGAACGGTCGGGACCTGGCAAAAAACCTGCTGTCGCTTTATCCGAATCTCAAGCTATTGTTCATGTCCGGCTATACAGCGAATGTGATCGCCCACCATGGTGTATTGGATGAAGGCGTACAGTTCATTCAAAAGCCCTTCTCAAAGACGGACCTGGGCGTCAAAGTCAGAGCCGTCCTGGATCGGAAATAA
- a CDS encoding circadian clock KaiB family protein produces the protein MSNKEPARNPGIRRCVARLFVCGDALNSQRARENLRRLRETLDHVEFKVAVIDVNQAPQTALDQGVFVNPALQVLEPAPGMLIYGDLSDLTALASLFPKGDA, from the coding sequence ATGTCAAATAAAGAGCCGGCCCGAAACCCCGGGATCCGCCGCTGTGTGGCCCGGCTTTTTGTCTGCGGTGATGCCCTCAACTCGCAAAGGGCCAGGGAAAATCTTCGGCGACTGCGGGAAACGCTTGATCACGTTGAATTCAAAGTAGCGGTCATCGATGTGAACCAGGCCCCCCAGACGGCCCTGGATCAGGGGGTTTTCGTCAATCCCGCCCTTCAGGTGCTCGAACCCGCACCGGGAATGCTGATTTACGGCGATTTGAGCGATTTAACGGCCTTGGCATCGCTGTTTCCGAAAGGGGATGCATAA
- the kaiC gene encoding circadian clock protein KaiC, producing the protein MNPENQKGRRIVMTAITKNTGNSGSGPPGIPKIPTGIRGLDEVLNGGVPKGAMTLLSGGPGTGKTMLGLEFLARGAMAGHPGILLTFEETEPALKNYAAGFGWDLPEFESKGLIAVVSARIQPDAVLSGDFDLRGVIGILRQKADTMKAERVVVDAPDVFLRLLGDIAKERAELHLLHEWLREAGMTALMTVKRRTDPSLALHYDFLDYMADCVIQLDQRVLEQVTTRRLRVIKYRGAAYGRNEYPFGFTDLGVWIIPVTQASLQHASLGENLSTGVNQLDEILGGGYRRNSCTLLTGNSGTGKTTFACAFALSMVSLDERVLYLDFEESWDALVSCMLSTSLDLRPARESGKLKFISHMPESQGIEEHLIQALRAIEAFEPHHLIIDAISACRRMGSEHAAFDFLIRIIDHCKQRGITTLLTNLISAMDPGREITGIDLSSVIDTVIVLRNVEKKGCFVRDLGVLKSRGRAHSSRIHEFRITDNGFEIGGKEGDHVK; encoded by the coding sequence ATGAATCCAGAAAACCAAAAAGGAAGAAGGATCGTGATGACAGCCATTACAAAAAATACGGGAAACAGCGGTTCCGGCCCCCCTGGAATCCCTAAGATTCCTACGGGGATCCGGGGGCTGGATGAGGTCCTTAACGGGGGCGTCCCCAAAGGCGCAATGACACTTCTCAGCGGCGGACCGGGAACAGGCAAAACCATGCTGGGGCTTGAATTCCTTGCCCGGGGGGCCATGGCCGGGCACCCCGGCATTCTGTTGACCTTCGAGGAAACGGAGCCGGCCTTGAAAAACTATGCCGCGGGGTTCGGGTGGGATCTTCCGGAGTTCGAATCCAAAGGGCTTATAGCCGTTGTATCAGCCCGTATCCAACCGGACGCCGTGCTTTCCGGCGATTTCGACCTGCGCGGCGTCATTGGCATCCTGCGGCAAAAGGCAGATACCATGAAGGCCGAACGGGTGGTTGTCGATGCCCCGGACGTGTTTCTTCGCCTTTTGGGCGACATCGCAAAAGAGCGGGCCGAACTCCATCTGTTGCACGAATGGCTACGCGAGGCCGGGATGACGGCCTTGATGACGGTCAAGCGCCGAACGGACCCGTCTTTGGCCTTGCATTATGATTTCCTTGATTACATGGCCGACTGCGTGATTCAACTGGACCAGCGGGTTCTTGAGCAGGTCACTACCCGGCGTCTGCGGGTGATCAAGTACCGCGGCGCCGCGTACGGCCGAAACGAGTATCCGTTCGGCTTCACGGACCTGGGCGTCTGGATCATTCCCGTAACCCAGGCCAGCCTGCAGCACGCCAGCCTCGGCGAAAACCTCTCCACCGGCGTGAATCAACTGGACGAGATTCTGGGCGGCGGTTACCGGCGCAACTCCTGCACACTGCTGACGGGCAATTCCGGCACCGGCAAGACCACCTTCGCCTGCGCGTTTGCCCTTTCCATGGTTTCGTTGGACGAACGCGTCCTCTACCTGGATTTCGAGGAAAGCTGGGACGCCCTGGTTTCTTGCATGCTGAGCACCAGCCTCGACCTTCGGCCGGCCAGGGAGTCCGGCAAGCTGAAATTTATTTCCCACATGCCCGAATCCCAGGGCATCGAGGAACACCTGATCCAGGCACTTCGCGCCATCGAAGCGTTTGAACCGCATCATCTGATCATCGACGCCATTTCCGCCTGCCGCCGCATGGGCTCGGAACACGCGGCTTTCGATTTCCTCATTCGCATCATCGATCATTGCAAGCAACGCGGCATCACTACGCTGCTCACCAACCTGATTTCAGCCATGGACCCGGGCCGGGAAATCACAGGCATCGATCTTTCCTCGGTTATCGATACGGTGATCGTTTTGCGCAACGTGGAAAAAAAGGGGTGCTTCGTGCGGGACCTGGGCGTCCTCAAATCACGGGGCCGCGCCCATTCGAGCCGCATTCACGAATTCCGGATCACGGACAACGGTTTTGAGATCGGCGGAAAGGAGGGGGATCATGTCAAATAA
- a CDS encoding GAF domain-containing protein, producing MSTSTSPSYDELKRRLEAAESALQAIREGRVDTILGEREALVVRLAKAEAREAHLKQVLLAIRNVNQLIVVEDDPLCLIEQACGNLTETMGYHNAWIALLGGEAARGLGLQTEGPVAAAAAAGFDGGFEILRKRLERGQFPDCMARAMESGETLVKGNPAADCPDCPLHGQYGGRAGLVRRLEADGVTYGILTVSVPAAYARDDEEQDLFNEVAGDLAFALYKITAARKLEENRQHLALVIEGSDVGTWEWNVRTNETRFNEQWAAMLGYTIEELTPYDYATWERLVHPGDLGQARQALADCVEGRTTDYNCEFRMQHKDGRWVWILDRGRIMTRDDVGKALSMFGTHTDITDLKQTEESLRRQHDMLARTEALAHVGSWAWEAEGDKVTWSEELFRIFGLEPREQAPPFAEHQAFYVPADRARLAKAVENCLQNGVPYALEVRFTRTDGQLRHCIVRGIPEHGADGAVNRLYGSLHDITEIKRARERIAILGHMLDEAPASMSSTIARTARRSPLRFWPNKSNGKAGEPF from the coding sequence ATGAGTACTTCGACATCACCGTCTTACGATGAGTTGAAGCGGCGCCTGGAGGCTGCGGAGTCGGCGCTGCAGGCCATCCGGGAGGGCCGTGTGGACACCATTCTGGGCGAACGCGAGGCCCTGGTGGTGCGTCTGGCAAAGGCCGAGGCCCGGGAAGCCCATCTGAAGCAGGTGCTACTCGCCATCCGCAACGTCAACCAGCTTATCGTGGTCGAGGACGACCCGCTGTGCCTGATCGAGCAGGCGTGTGGGAATCTGACCGAAACAATGGGGTATCACAACGCCTGGATTGCCCTGCTGGGTGGTGAAGCGGCCCGGGGGCTGGGGCTGCAAACCGAAGGGCCGGTGGCGGCGGCCGCGGCTGCGGGGTTCGACGGCGGGTTCGAGATCCTGCGCAAGCGCCTCGAGCGTGGGCAATTCCCGGATTGTATGGCCCGCGCGATGGAAAGCGGAGAGACGCTGGTGAAGGGCAACCCGGCGGCGGATTGTCCCGACTGCCCCCTGCACGGCCAATACGGCGGCCGGGCGGGTTTGGTGCGCCGCCTGGAAGCGGACGGCGTGACCTATGGTATCCTGACGGTCTCCGTCCCTGCCGCATACGCCCGGGACGACGAAGAACAGGATCTCTTCAACGAGGTGGCCGGTGATCTGGCCTTTGCCCTGTACAAGATCACAGCGGCGCGAAAATTGGAGGAAAACCGACAACATCTGGCTCTCGTCATCGAGGGGTCGGACGTGGGAACCTGGGAGTGGAACGTCCGGACCAATGAAACCCGCTTCAACGAGCAGTGGGCGGCCATGCTCGGATACACCATCGAGGAACTGACGCCTTACGACTATGCGACCTGGGAACGCCTGGTTCACCCGGGAGACCTTGGACAGGCGCGCCAGGCCCTGGCGGATTGCGTTGAGGGCCGGACGACCGACTACAACTGCGAGTTCCGCATGCAGCACAAGGACGGCCGCTGGGTATGGATTCTCGATCGAGGGCGCATCATGACCCGCGACGACGTGGGCAAGGCGCTATCCATGTTCGGCACGCATACCGACATTACGGATCTAAAACAGACTGAAGAATCGCTCAGACGGCAGCACGACATGCTGGCCCGCACCGAGGCCCTCGCTCATGTGGGCAGCTGGGCGTGGGAAGCCGAAGGCGACAAGGTCACCTGGTCGGAAGAACTGTTCCGCATCTTCGGACTCGAACCCAGGGAACAAGCCCCCCCATTTGCCGAGCACCAGGCTTTTTATGTCCCAGCGGATCGCGCGCGCCTGGCCAAGGCGGTTGAAAACTGCCTGCAAAACGGCGTCCCTTATGCTTTGGAAGTACGTTTCACGCGCACCGACGGACAGTTGCGTCACTGCATCGTGCGGGGAATTCCAGAGCACGGTGCCGATGGCGCGGTCAACCGTCTGTATGGCAGTCTGCATGACATCACGGAAATAAAGCGCGCGCGAGAACGCATTGCCATCCTGGGCCACATGCTCGACGAGGCCCCCGCTTCGATGTCAAGCACTATCGCAAGAACGGCTCGACGTTCCCCCTTGAGGTTCTGGCCAAACAAATCGAATGGGAAGGCCGGCGAGCCGTTCTGA
- a CDS encoding glycosyltransferase, translating into MMKIDLHVHSKFSKRPSQWILQKISCPESFTEPMLVYNTAKAKGMSLVTISDHNTIDGALEIAHLPDTYISEEITAYFPEDGCKVHVLAQNITEAHHNEIQKIRKNIFDLVAYLNAENILNIIAHPLYAVNDRLTINHFEQMLLLFKNFELNGARNDKQNQIVSQVLKQLTPMDIERLSNIYDYQPLFDTPWKKNLTGGSDDHSGLNIARTCTAVDNATNLDDFMAGILNGKSRAVSDPSTPQTMAHNLYGIAYQFYSNRFNLGRHTGKDQLLKFLDQSLMPVSNVDDGLISKFYTFFSKRKNRQETTQFVSIKDLIRRETERLFAENPDLMNIARVQSNKIRLGSSLEKQEQHREKLWFDFVNQLSNKVLSHTGDHLLGQACGANLFNIFQTIGSVGGLYSLLAPYFLAFVHFAKDNEINAAVLNRFTGYKNGIQAPKSRVKLGHFTDTFYDVNGVAQTLQQQVQAALKNDKHLTIITCDAQTGRTGNGVKNFTPIGVYEIPEYTEQKMYYPPFLEMLDYCYHQGFTHIHSATPGPIGLAALAISKILKLPLSSTYHTQFPQYAQYLTGDDFIEGLTWKFMIWYYDQMDQIYVSSQNSFDELTERGIKAEKIRIMPRGINTEIFHPSKRCDTLTSNFGVNEDALKFLYVGRVSREKNLPLLVDAFKTLYATNDKVHLTVVGDGPYADEMKGMLKNYPVTFTGYLSGEPLCRVYASADIFVFPSTTDTFGNVVLEAQASGLPVIVSDLGGPCENMLDRKTGIIIKSDDSTALLSAMQEFVIAPGLCAQMSRWAREYMENRSFENAFIQSWEFYKEMEPPVSMEEFLKAV; encoded by the coding sequence ATGATGAAAATAGACCTTCATGTACACTCCAAGTTTTCCAAGCGCCCTTCCCAGTGGATCCTGCAGAAAATCAGTTGTCCTGAAAGTTTCACGGAACCTATGCTGGTGTATAACACAGCCAAGGCAAAGGGCATGTCCCTTGTGACGATCTCCGACCATAACACCATTGACGGGGCCCTTGAAATTGCCCATCTGCCGGACACATATATCTCCGAGGAGATCACCGCCTATTTTCCCGAAGATGGTTGCAAGGTGCATGTACTGGCCCAGAACATTACCGAAGCCCATCATAATGAGATCCAGAAAATTCGGAAGAATATCTTTGATCTGGTGGCCTACCTCAATGCTGAGAACATTCTCAATATTATTGCCCATCCCCTCTACGCCGTCAATGACCGGCTGACCATCAACCATTTTGAACAGATGCTTCTACTGTTTAAAAACTTTGAGCTCAACGGTGCAAGAAACGACAAACAAAATCAAATTGTTTCCCAGGTGCTTAAGCAGCTCACCCCCATGGACATTGAACGACTGTCAAACATTTATGATTACCAGCCGCTGTTCGACACACCATGGAAAAAAAACCTCACCGGCGGATCCGATGATCACTCCGGGTTAAATATCGCCAGAACCTGCACGGCTGTGGATAATGCAACGAATCTTGACGATTTCATGGCCGGCATCCTTAACGGCAAATCCCGGGCCGTATCCGATCCGTCCACGCCCCAGACCATGGCCCACAACCTCTACGGCATTGCCTACCAATTTTACAGCAACCGATTCAACCTCGGGCGCCACACAGGCAAGGACCAGCTGCTCAAATTTCTTGACCAGTCCCTGATGCCGGTATCCAATGTAGATGACGGACTTATATCAAAGTTTTACACCTTCTTCAGCAAACGTAAAAACCGCCAGGAAACAACCCAATTCGTTTCCATAAAAGATCTGATCAGAAGGGAGACCGAGCGTCTGTTTGCCGAAAACCCGGACCTGATGAATATCGCCAGGGTCCAATCAAACAAAATACGCCTTGGCTCCTCCCTGGAAAAACAGGAACAGCACAGGGAAAAATTATGGTTCGATTTTGTCAACCAGCTCTCAAACAAAGTTTTGTCCCACACAGGCGACCATCTTCTAGGACAGGCCTGCGGGGCCAACCTGTTCAACATATTCCAGACCATCGGCTCTGTGGGCGGGCTCTACTCTCTTTTAGCACCCTACTTTTTGGCTTTTGTCCACTTTGCCAAGGACAATGAAATAAATGCGGCGGTCCTTAACCGGTTTACCGGATACAAAAACGGGATACAGGCCCCTAAATCCAGGGTGAAGCTTGGGCATTTTACCGACACCTTTTACGATGTCAACGGTGTGGCCCAGACCCTTCAACAGCAGGTGCAAGCCGCATTGAAAAACGACAAACACCTGACCATCATTACCTGTGATGCCCAAACAGGAAGAACAGGAAACGGGGTAAAAAACTTTACCCCCATCGGCGTTTATGAGATCCCGGAATATACGGAACAAAAAATGTATTACCCACCATTCCTGGAGATGCTTGATTATTGCTACCACCAGGGATTTACCCATATCCACTCCGCCACACCCGGCCCCATTGGTTTGGCAGCCCTGGCCATTTCAAAAATCCTGAAACTGCCCTTGAGCTCAACCTATCATACCCAGTTTCCCCAATATGCCCAATATCTGACCGGGGATGATTTTATCGAAGGCCTGACCTGGAAATTCATGATCTGGTATTACGACCAGATGGACCAGATCTATGTTTCCAGTCAGAACTCCTTTGACGAGCTCACCGAACGGGGCATCAAGGCCGAAAAAATCCGCATCATGCCCCGGGGCATTAACACGGAAATTTTTCATCCATCAAAGCGGTGCGACACCCTGACTTCCAATTTCGGGGTCAATGAGGATGCGTTGAAATTTCTTTATGTGGGCCGGGTCTCCAGGGAAAAAAATCTGCCGCTTCTGGTGGATGCGTTCAAAACGCTTTATGCGACCAATGACAAGGTGCATCTCACTGTTGTGGGAGACGGTCCTTATGCCGATGAAATGAAAGGTATGCTCAAAAATTATCCCGTGACCTTCACAGGGTACCTTTCCGGTGAGCCCTTATGCCGGGTGTATGCTTCGGCAGATATCTTTGTATTTCCATCCACCACAGACACTTTTGGCAATGTGGTGCTTGAAGCCCAGGCTTCGGGCCTGCCCGTGATCGTGTCGGACCTGGGCGGCCCCTGCGAAAATATGCTGGACCGTAAGACCGGCATTATCATTAAAAGCGATGATAGCACAGCCCTTTTATCTGCCATGCAGGAATTTGTGATCGCCCCCGGGTTGTGCGCTCAAATGTCCCGGTGGGCCAGGGAATACATGGAAAACCGCTCATTTGAAAATGCATTTATACAGTCCTGGGAGTTCTACAAAGAGATGGAGCCCCCGGTATCCATGGAAGAATTCTTAAAAGCGGTATGA